The region TGGAGTCGAAGACGCGGAGTTCGGCGAGCATGGAATAATTTTCAGAGGCCCCCTTTTTTTCCGGGTGGACCTCGAGGTTGGAAACGATGTAGCGGTCGTCGGCGAGCCGCAGGATGCCTGTGGCGGAGTTCGACTTCATCGACGGCCGTTCCCTGGGGCCAGTGTACAGAGGGAGCCGCTGCACCGAGGGGGAAGGACCGGCCGTGTAGACGAACAGATCTGACGGCGAGTCGTAGGAGCGACGCTGGCTCGGGATGGAGATGTCGAAgaggacgaggtcctcgtcggttgccCGGACGTAGGGATACGCGGGCGGGCGGGCTGTAGCGGTCCACGGGCTTGGCTGAGCCTTCCGCCGGCCAGTCGAGATCGAGATAGGAGATCCCTTCTGGACGGTCCGAGAAGGCGAAGGACAAGCAGCAGCGGTGGCCGGTGGCCGTGATGACTTCGACGGCGGTCTTCTTCTTATTGGCCGCCTCACGAGCAGCGTCTAGGTCGGCGTGACTGTAGGTGCGGCCGAAGCGATCCAGCATCACCCAATCGGGGAAGACGACGGTCTTCTCCTCTGGCTCTGGCGCGTGTCCGGTGAACATGGCGATCGGGATCGGATCCACAACCCTAACCCTAGGTTGGTCTTTCTATATGCGGGGCTGACAGGGTAGAAATGATGGACGGGAAACAAGATGAACCCACAATTGTACACTGTTAAGACCAACTCCAGCTCCAACTCCAACTCGTTTtatcaaaaaaaaagaaaaccccaaTGCATATGACCCAAACGGACGCGTGTATTATTTATTTTTTTGTCTGTTTTGGATTGTCCACTTTTTATTTCGGGTGGATGGCGTCGTCCACGGATGGTCGGCGCATTTTTTCGCGACAAAAAAAACATGTGGCTGAATTTAACATAATTAAACACTAAACGGGGGTCTTCCATTTAAACATTaataaaacaccaaaaaaaaactaaaaaaagtgCCCACACGCTACCCTAGTCCTTGTCTTGTCATCGTCGTCGGTGAGGTCGACAAAGGTTGGCGGCGGCCCAACCCACGGGAATGCGGTCTCCCATGCTGCCCGCAACGATTCCTCCGGCGTCAGCTCCACAGCTGCATTGCTACGCCGCGGGCGCGATCCTCCTTCTTCTACTCgcgacgctcctcctcctcctcctcccgtgcccAGCCGGCCCGTCGCTCCCCCTCCTCGAGCTCGTCCTGCATCTGGTGCTCGCCGTCGGCCCACTCGTCCATCAGCCATTGTTGCCTCCATTGCTCGAGGTAGGCCGCCTTCTCCTCTGGCGGCGTGTCCATGTAGATGGCTGGTGCCTCACGCACTCACAGACAATGACAGTCCACACATACATATCTGGAGCGCGCTCGGTGGGCATCGTGGGCGTGCACGGGGGCGTGGGCATGCGCGTGGCGTGTGCTAAGGCTCGAGGGCAGGCGGCGGTGGTGGGGCCCGGGGTAGACTCAGTCCCCCGCCGCCGGCAGCATGAGGACCTCTTCTAGGACGTCCCAACGCGCGTCCTTCTCGAGCTGGCTCTCCTCCAAGGCACGCTGTAGTGCTGCCCCCATTACGGCTTGgtaggccgccgcctcctcctcctcctctggcgtgACCTTCGGGGATGGCGACATGAAGCCAGGGTTGAGCTGCACGCCACGGCGATGGGCCAGGTCGTGCTCTGTCACGAACCAGACCTCCCAGTTAGGGGAATCCAACGCGTAGGCAGGGAGGCACCGCTGCTCCGGCATAAGGAGGGCACGCCAGCATGCACCCGCGGCGACCGTGGCACTGCAGGCACGAGGATGCCAGCCGTGGGGTAGGTTGACATCCGAATACGGCAGTGGCTGGCGGTACTGTTAGTGCTAGCACGCTTGGTGCACCGGGATGTACAACCTGTCGTGTGGGCTGCCgcatggaggaggtggcggaggaggaagaggaggcgcgCGGGACGAACTGGCACTGGCGTGGAGCTTCTCATTAATTCCCCTAGCGAAAGAAACCCATGGCTAGGGTTTTGCTGTCGCCAGTGAGGGGGGCAAGCTTGGCCAGATGTGGACGGGGGAGGGGAAGTGGATGAGGCCTACCGCCCCCGCACGCTTGCATTAAAAAGGCCTGGTGCTTCCAGCCACTGCCAAGCGGGCCCGAGGTAGGTGGCCGCGTTTAATACGACCGCGGGCAGTGGTTGTGCCACCGATAGGTGGGGCCGTGACGGACACCGAAAGGTCGCGCGGGGCGTCTGTCTCAAATCCGCGTGGACACAAACCAAGCACAAATTTGAGCCTAAAATGCGTCCAAACGGACATCGAGTGGATGCTTTTTGGGTTTGAGTTGGCGCGTTAGGTTGTTCTTTTGGTCCATTCCGGCGCAAACGGACACGCGGGGATCATTTGGGTCGGCGCCTTGGAGTTGCTCCAACAACTGGGTCGACAACTAGCCACGACGGGAAACGAGATTGTGGATTCCAGTTTAACTGAACAAATTGACTCCGTTGACGAGGAAAATCGGGCCAAAAAACATACAAGTAATAACAAAgataaagaagagaaagaaattgaCGTCCAGAAGAAGGCACGACCTAACTAGCAGACACAACAAAGACCAACACCACGAGCGAAATAAGTAGATGTAGGGTGTCGTGGAGGAATATGCCGAGTTTATATCGTATTCACTTCGTTCCAACACAGGGTTATATAGATTTAGACAAGTAGATTAATATACTCTCGGGCATGCAGTTACCGGGggcaaaagaaaaacagaaaagaacCAGCATCGATATCGAATTCGTAGCAATTTCAGTCGTTGTAATGGCTGCATGAAGAATACTAACTGTTTAGATGGAAGGCTTTTAttgttactattattattattgggATCTCACGGTAACATGCCATGGCAGATTACATTACATTCTACGTATGACGATAGCTCACTAGCTCAGCATACACACGCACGCACTTTATTTAGAGTAGTTATTCTGCCATGATCTCTCCATCTCCTTCACCGGCCTTCCTCTCGCGCGATCCCCATGACCGAAGCTCCTCACGCATGCGCGGATGGTGGTGGCACCCGCCCCCCGATGGTGTAAGCTGCAAAAATTACGTGGTACGTGGATTagacgagtccggccgtggcagtgcAAAACAGAAAAATGAATTATGCTTAGTTGCTTACTTCCGCATTTGCTCCCGACGGGGAGTTTGATTTTGCAGTCGTGGGCGAGGTGGACGAGCTTCACGGGGCTGACGGTCCGCTCGTCGGAGGCGGTGAGGACGCGGCAGATGCAGGGCATGTCGACCTTCTTCACCTCTTTGCTGCAGTCCGGGCTTGGGGGCGTGTAGAAGCCCTGCTTCTTGATGCTCTCTATGCAGATGCTCATGATCATGTCCTTCTCGTCGTAGCAGTCCTTCTCCCCCGCGGCGAGATGCGCCGCGAACCCCGCGAAGAGCGACGCAAACAGCAGGGCACGGAGTAGGCTGGCTCCGGTGCGGCGGCCCATCTTTGTTGCTTAGGTAGTGTGACGCTGCTGTGCTTGCGAGTGGTGTGCATGATGCTGGCAGTGGGAGCTCGTTTATATAGCAGGCGAGGATCCCCCGGTGCACGTACGATCGACGGAGTGGAGACTGGAGAGGTCGACGACCTACCTACCTGGTTGACGGCGGCGCTAGTTGCATTAAAACGGTGAGCGGCGACAAGAAAGATTAATGAGCTGAGATCTTCGATCGAACTGCCATTAGGCATGTGTCACTTCATTGAATTCGGGTCTTGGTAGTGGGTGTAGTGAGCGCCCTGAGGCATCAGGTCCGTGCATGAACAGATGAACGCAGCTGCAGATGCTACTCGTACGGTTGTTCATGGAGGCAAGACAAAACCAACCCCTTCTTCCATGACGCAGTCACTGAAAAGAGAAGGAATAAATAATCAGCTATTCTAGAATCTAGATTAGCCTCCACCGTCGATGCACGAAAATGGCATCATGGCAGAACCAGTTAGGAGGCATCGCAGACAGTTCTATCGTGTATGTATGCCACCAACTTTTTTTGGCTCTTCAATGCAAGCAGGTCCCATTTAACATATAACTCCTGGTAAAAATCTCAAAGGCCATTAGTGATCGCCCATTAGTAGGTTACATCATCAGTTGTGTTGTAAAAACTCAAATCAACATCCGCAAAAAAAAAGTAAAAACTCAAATCAAGATAACGGGGATGACTATATACCCGCATATATTAGATTCTTTTCTTACATCTCTGCTCATGTCCGATTTGATTTCACCTACAGCAAGACACGATCATACCCCAGGGAGTGGATTTGGGCTGGATGTAACAAAACTCGGCTAGGCATACCAAGCTCGAGCACGAACCAGCCTAGATTGAAACGACTAAAAATTGGCGTTTTGATTTAATTTATTCATTTTCTGATGCAAACCTACATTATTGTTTTAAACTAAAAACGAGTTCCAGCAATTTGTGCTTTTCTGGGTTTCAAGCGGGCCGAGCCGAAGCCCAGCCTGGATGTCTTGCTTCGCGCTTGGTTTGTCTCGATGGGCTGCCCATACTCATGTCTTGGTCGACTTGCCCAATTGATTTTAGGCCACAAATTCCAATCTTTTTTTCGTTTCTTTTCATAGTATAGAAGGGGTGCGCCTATACTTCACTTATAAGGAATGAAAAAAAAATCAAGCGTTTCTGCTTCTGAAAACACCGGATACCGGATACCGCATTTTATATTAGTACTAAGAATATGTTTATAATGTTTTGACAAATATACTTGAATTGCAAAATTGGTTCATGAAAAAAGAAAGGTTGACGCTTTCGCATACAATGTCTATGCATTTTAAAAATATGCTCACGAATTTAAATAAAAAATCGTGATTTAAAAATACTCAAATAAAAAATGATATCATTTTaaattaatttttattttatttgaaaattttcaaaataggcaaaaaggaaaaaagaagatggAAAATAACAAAGATAAAATGATCAGAAAACGAAAATAAACTTAATAGAAAGGAAAAAAAAGCAAAATTGAAAGTAAATAGGTGGAAAAAACTGGCAGAAAAGCAACAAGGACACACAAAAACCTAGGAATTCATTAACTACAAAAATAATCAACCAAAATGGGCCAACCCGAAGTCGCGGTAGGGTGCGTGTACACATGGCTTAGAGCGAACCCAAGCTTAGAATTGCCTGCATTGCTCTTGTATAAATGGGCTAGGCCCAGTATGATGTATGGTCGCTAGCTGCTCCGTGCGAGCAGCAATGTACGGTTCGCTGGTTTTTCTCTATAAAAAAGCAAAATTGAAAGTAAATAGGTGGAAAAAAACTGGCAGAAAAGCAACAAAGGCCACAAAAACCTAGCAATTCACTAACTACAAAAAAATCAACCAAAATTGACAACCCAAAGTCGCGGTAGGTGGTGCGTCTACACATGACCTAGAGCGAACCCAAGCTTAGCATTGCCTGCTTCGCTCTTGTAAATGGACCAAGCCCAGTATGATGTCTGGTCGCTAGCTGCTTATTGCGAGCAGCAATGTACGGTTTGCTGGTTTTCTCTTTTATAAAATACAAATACAAATATTATAAAAACAAATTGCCCCTATTATATGTATTAAGAAATTGTTTCAAAACATGTTTTAAATATTTAAGATGTTACCAAACAACACTTTCGTTCCACTTATATATACAAAGACATGACAGAACCAATACATGGTAATGAGAGATCCTCTTGCAAAGCAGACCAGACATGGAACAAGAGTACAAGAGTGCCCACATCCTACCAAGCACCCGAGGCTATTGATTAAAGGAGAAACCACGCCTCCACGAGAGACCATCGAACATTGATGTACCACACACTAGTTGTTGCCGGAGAGGATCACATGCCCTCTTGCTTCTGACCACCAGGTGTCGAGCCTCCCTGTGGACAATGAGGACCGATAGGAAGCCGCCGGGACTGCCCATGCCAGAGCTGAAGGGGCACTGAGATATCATCCGAGCTTGCACACCGATAAGATGGGACCGGAGGGTAGCCGAGCTCCACGACGACGCCCCCAAGTGGGTGATAATGCAACACAACGTCATTATTGCATCTGAAGGTATGGTCAAGGGTTTTCATTCGAGCCCTAGCACGGGGAGGGGAACCACAACAACACCCCCAAGAGAGACACGACACACAAATGCATCGACACAGCCAGTGCCGGAGCGCGGAGCTTTTGGTCGGAGTCTCACCACGGCACACCGAGGTGCCATGGTCCAAGTCCGTCGCCGCCACTCCACAATTTGGGAGCGCCACTATTGAAGCACCGCCACCTCCAAGATCCCGGGCGCCTCGTTCCTCGCTGTCAATGGTGGCAAGAGGGTGGGCGAGCAGGGGCCTCCCCTTAGCGATCGAGCGATGCTACATAATTAGCGATACAAAAGCAGATATTCCCCACATATATACATACTCGCCCCCTCCCCCTATCTCAATGCTATTTTTTAGAGAAAGGGAAAAAGGCCCAAGTGAAGCCCACTAGCGGTACATCACACCATTTACTAATCTCAATTCATCTTGTATCATTGTTGAACTTATACATCAATGTTTGTTGTTTAATTGTTTTGGTTGTGTGATTTGTGATGCTATGATTCGATGAATAATTCATATCTTGCCCTAAAAATTATAGTGATCGTGACGCAAATTATTTTGTATGAGTTCCTATTTGTGATTGAAAACTTTCCTATGTCGAACTTATCCTATATAGCTAATTGAGAGATTGCAATTCAACAGCTATGAAGATAAAAGCGCTGCCAAACACCGTTAAGATTAATTCATTTTTAAGCCGGTTGCTTCAACTTCTCGAGCTACTGAAATTGTTAATGAGGCTAATGTGCAAGTTACGAATCCCAGTCCAATTGACACTCATGATCAGGATATGCCGGACATGGCAAATGTTGCTAAACAAGCAAAAACATGTAAAATTAGGGATGTCACTGGACAATCAAGATGAAGCTCAATGTTTCTATATATGTGAGGGACCATATCAGCCAAGAAGTTCCCCCCCAAACACTCTACATGTTAATTTATATTTTAAGCACCACCAAATGGGAGACAACTTACTTCAGTATTGCATGATCATATATGTTGAAGGAAATTTAGCGGGTAAGTCATTTTTCCAATGAAATTTTCTTCATCCTATTGGCAGTTGTAGAGGTAAATTTAAACTCATACAATCGTATCCATGTTTTGTAGCGTGCGGCACATATTA is a window of Triticum dicoccoides isolate Atlit2015 ecotype Zavitan chromosome 2B, WEW_v2.0, whole genome shotgun sequence DNA encoding:
- the LOC119368306 gene encoding uncharacterized protein LOC119368306 → MGRRTGASLLRALLFASLFAGFAAHLAAGEKDCYDEKDMIMSICIESIKKQGFYTPPSPDCSKEVKKVDMPCICRVLTASDERTVSPVKLVHLAHDCKIKLPVGSKCGTYTIGGRVPPPSAHA